The genomic region GGTCGTATTCTGCAAGAGGGCAGTGATATTGCCTTGCTCAGCCTTGGGGCGCATTTGTCCGAAGTGCAGGAAGCTGCCGCCGCCTTGGCCGCGCGCGGTATCTCTGTCACCATCGCGGATGCAAGATTTGCCAAGCCGCTGGATACAGATTTGGTCAATGATCTGGTCGCCAATCACAAGGCCATTGTCACAGTCGAACAAGGCTCTGCACTAGGGTTTGGTGCCTTAGTTTTACATCATCTTGCCGCCACAGGGCGTTTGGATGGTGGCGTGTCTATCCGCACCATGCATCTGCCTGATCGGTTCATTGAACATGCAAGCCCCAAGGCGATGTATCGCGATGCGGGATTGGGGGCTGATGATATTATGCGCGCAGGCTTGGCCGCGCTTGGCATTGCCGCGCCGAATTTTGAGCAAGACAGCAAAGTCGCAAAATTGAAACGCTAGACCTTTGCGTCAGCGCCAAAAATCTTTGCCGCGTGTTCCTCAAGATAGATCCTGAGCCACGGGGTAAAGCTCTGCGGCGCTGCTTTGACGCGCGCGGATAGACCATCGAGATCCATCCAAGCAATATCGACCACCTCATCGGGATTGGGCGTTGGCTCAATCTGCGGGGGCAACGCGCCGACAAATATATCGACAAGTTCATGCTCGATGAGCCCGCCGCCAACATCCGCGCGGTATTCCACGCGATCGCGTTTTTCCAACGCAATGATGGGTAGGCCTAGTTCCTCGCCCAAACGGCGTTGCGCACAGCTAAGCGCATCTTCGTTCCAATGTGGGTGGGTGCAGCAGGTGTTCGTCCAAAGTCCAGGTGTATGGTATTTCGACAAGGCCCGCCGCTGCATCAATACTTTGGTCCCGCGCATCAGAAAGACGGAAATCGCCTTATGACGCAATCCGCGCTGATGCGCCAACAGCTTGTCTACAGGTTTTAGCTCATCCCCGATCCATGCGGGGATCATGACATCATCCATCGCTACACACGTGTCGCAGAAATTAAACCCGTCAAATGGGCCAGATTTTTAACACCGATCTTGATATGCGCCAAAGGCCGCGCTTTGACCAGTTTCTTGTTCATATAGGCCTCGAAGGTCAGGCGCTGCACATCAATATCGTGACACAGGCTGACAAAGCGCTCGCGCCGCTCATCGGATCGGTAATAGGCGTTTTGCATCGCGCTCAAAACTTTGAACACGCCCTTATGTTCGCGCATGAACAACCGCCGCGCCAGATCTAGGTCTTTGATACGGCCTGATTGCAGCTTTGCTGCGGCGGCTGTGGCCGCCACACGGCCACCCACCATGGCATAATAAATTCCTTCGCCCGAAGAGGGGGCAACCACACCTGCTGCATCGCCCGCAAGCACGACATCGCGCCCATTGTCCCAACGGTCGAGCGGTTTGAGGGGAATAGGCGCCCCCTCGCGGCGAATGGTTTTGCAATTGGCCAGATGTGAAAACGCGCGCAAATCAGCGGTGGCTTTTTTCAAATCAACCTCTTTATCCATCGACCCCATACCAATGGATGCGGATTTCCCATGTGGGAAAACCCAACCATAGAAGTCAGGGCTGATCCGTCCGTCATAGACCACATCACAACGATCCGGGTCATAAGCATCGGTGCCGCCTTCGGGGGCCTCGACAATTTCGTGATAGGCAATGACGTAAGGAATGCGATCACCGCCCTTGACCTCGTCCCGCGCCACGTTCGAGCGCGCGCCATCCGCCCCAATGACCACCGCACAGGTCAAACGGCGGGTGTCGCCTGTTTCTTTGTCGCGATAGATGACATGTGTGCCTTGTGCATCGCGTTCGATCTTTGTGTAGGTGCCTGTGAAACGCTCGGCCCCTGCATCAGCGGCGCGGACACGCAGGAATTCATCGAAATTTTCCCGATCCACCATGCCGACAAAGCCGTTTTCAATCGGAATATCCACTTTGCGCCCTGTTGGTGAGATCATCCGCGCCGTTGTGATCTTTGCAACGATCTGCGTGTCTGGAATGTCAAAATCAGCGATTAAGCGGGGTGGGATTGCGCCGCCGCAGGGCTTGATCCGTCCTGCGCGATCCAACAAAGCAACACGATGGCCAGACAGCGCCAGATCATGTGCGGCGGTCGCCCCTGATGGGCCACCCCCTACGACAACAACATCATAATCCATTTTATTCTCCTGGCACTGAAAGGGGCGTGGAAAGTCTTGGTTGCGCGGGCCCTGCAATCACGCGTGCCGCCATAAGGGCGGATGCGATATAAAGCGCGGCCTCGAATAAAAACACGGCGGCAAACCCATCGGCATCGCCCATCACAGGGCGCGCCAGATCAACAAGGGCGGCGCCGATCAGACCACCAAACCCTGCGGCAATTGCTTGGGCTGCCCCCCAAAGGCCCATTCTCGTGCCTTCGCGGGCGGTGCGGCCTTCGCCTGCAAGCGCCATCATAGATCCGATGGCCGCAACAGCGAAAACGCCGTTGAAAAACCCCATGGCCACCACGGCGGGCAAAAGTGGTGCGCTTGGCCCGATTTGACCAAGCCATGCAATCACGAGGAGCGCGGCAGCAGACCCTAAACACCCCCCCACCACCCATTGGCGGAGGCTGCCAAGGCGCAGCGCGGTTCCCGCAACGCCCACTAAGACCATACCCAAAAACACGCCGCCATTTTGTGCGCCAGAGAGGGAGGTTGATTGACCTGGGGTGAAGTGAAACACGAGGCCCGAATAGGGTTCTAGGATCAATTCCTGCATGAAATAGGCAGACATGCTGAGGAACACGAAGATCGTGAAATGGCGCGCTTTGCGCTCGGCCCAAATTTCACGCAAGCCCTCCAAAAAGGGTGCGGATTGTTCTTCGGCGCGGGCGGTGACCTTCGCTTCAATGCCCCAGATGGACAAAATCGTCAGACCCACAGCGCCAAATGACACCACGCTGACCACAGCCATCAGTCGCGTATGGCTATAGGGGTCGAGGAATTGACCAGCGACCCCAGCGGTTACGGCAATGCCGAATATCATCAAAAGCCATGTGATGGTGGCCGCAGCAGGACGGCGTGCAGGGTCGGTTGCGGTTGCCAAAAGCGCCAATAGTGATGTGCCAGATGCCCCAACCCCAACACCGATCATCACATAGGCCAAGATGGAGACGGATAGGCCGAGCATGTAATGGCTTGCAAAAAGTGACAGCGCATAAGCCGCCAAACCTGCGCCGCTCGCCAAAATCACCATGCCCCCGATGATCCAACGGCTGCGCGATCGGCCTGTATCCGAGCGATAACCCCATTGGGGTCGAGTGATTTGAATGGCGTAATGCAACCCAACCAAGAGGCCGGGCAGGATCGCAGGCAGGGCCAATTCCACAACCATGAGGCGGTTTAGGGTCGAGGTTGTTAAAACCACAATTGCGCCAAGGCACAGCTGAATAAACCCAAGTCGAATAATCTGCACCCATGTCAGGCTCATGTCGCTATCCCCCCAAGCCGCGCAGGCCAAAGGCCGCGATCATCATGCCCGAGACATAAAGCGAGACGCCTGTGGCATTATACCAAGGCGCGCGTTCTTTTGGGTTTTGCATTAAAACCTGCATCGCGGCGATTTGCGCCAACAGCGAGGCCGTGATGAAAAAGCCGAACCAAGGCCTGTCCCAGTGGAACATCAAAAGAATGACGATGAATTGGGGAATGGCCATCACCCATGCCGCCACCAATGCGGCGCGGCGTGGGCCAAGGGTTACGGGCAGCGAATTCACGCCCATTTGGCGGTCGCCTTCTAAGGCCTTAAAGTCATTGAGCGTCATGATCCCATGCGCGCCAATCCCGTATAGCAGCGCCGTTATCACGATGGGCCAAGACGGCGCACCTGCCGATAAAACCGCAGCGCCCGTGAACCAAGGCAAGCTTTCATAAGACAGACCAACCAATCCAGGCCCCAAAATGCCTGATCGTTTCAGGCGAACAGGCTCGGCGGAGTAGGCCCAAGCAGCGGCGATCGCCACAAGCGTTGCGCCAAATCCCCAAGGGCCAAGCGCAAGCCCGATGATGGCGGCAGCGCCTGACATGAGAATTGCAATCCACAATCCCCATTTTCCAGGGATGCGCCCCGAAGGGATGGGGCGATAGGGTTCGTTGATCGCGTCCACATGACGGTCGCACCAATCATTGGCTGCTTGGCTCATCCCGCAGACAATCGGCCCCGCCAAGATAATACCCAAAGCCAAGCCCAACCAATGGCCCGAAGTAGCCATTCCTGTGGAAATTGCCCCGCAAAGATAAGCCCACATTGGGGGAAACCATGTAATGGGTTTAAGGAGCGTCAAGACGGCGCGTGGTTCAGGAAAGGCACGCGGGGTCTGGCGGGTATGCGTGTCGGTCGTTACGCTCATACTGTCAAGTTACACTGACAGTAAGCGACTCGGCAAGTGTAAACTATACTTGACGCACGCACCAAAAGACGCGCGATGCCCAAGTTTTAAGGGGGATTTACTGGCCGTTCTTGTTCAAAAGCCCGTATTTGCGCAGTTTCACATAGAGTGACTGACGCGACAGGCCTAACATCTCGGCGGCTGCAACGCGGTTGTTATCCGTCAATTCCACGGCGGTTTCGATGCACATCTTCTCAACCACATCGGTGGTTGCTGCGACAATTTCCTTGAGGGGTGCGGAACCCACCAAGTCCATCACATTGCGCATCGCATCATCACCTACAGGCGCGCCTGCAGGAACCGGTGAGCTTGGCTCGCGCACAACTTCCATTCGAGATGTGTCACGGATCACAAAGGCAAAACCGCCCATGGATTGACCCATCATGTGAGTTGCTGAAATCTCGACCGAAAGCTGTGAGCCATAGCTGCCCTCAAGCCGCGTGGAATAAACCCGCATTTTCCCCGCGCGCGAGGCGTTGTCGATCAACACTTTCATGTCAACGCTGCCGCGGATCAAAAACTCACTGAGGGATTTTCCGCGAATATCGCTCAGCCGCGCAGTATCGCAGAGGCCAAGGAACGCGTCATTCGCAGATTTTATGGTGCCGTGGTTATCTGTAAAGACAATCGCATCTGCACCATGTTGATAGAGGATTGCCATCGCCTCAGACAGCTCGGCAGCGATCACCTCAGAGGTGCCATCAACTTCAATCCGACAGAGCAATGTATTGTCGCCCGCAGCACGGAACAGCGATGGATAAAGCGATACAGATTTATTCTGTCGCTTGGTCGTGACAATCATCGGCCCACCGATGCTGTCACCTGCGCGCGCCACCAAGGTTTCGATGAATTCAACCCGCCGTTTGCCTTCGAATTCAGTGGCAAAGGTGGCGCCAGTTAGACTATCAGCTGTACCACCCAGCGCCTGCGCGGCGGCGGTGTTAAGATCGGTGATCCGACCAGAATTCACATCCACCAAAATAAGCGCATCGCGCGCAGCTTCCATGATCACGCGGTAGCGTGTTTCGTAATCGCGGTGGGTTTCGTAATCTTTTTCAAGGGCAAGCTGTGCTTTGACCAAGCGGTGCTGCAATTCCGCAATTGGGCGCAGATCGCGGCCAAGCATG from Rhodobacterales bacterium HKCCA1288 harbors:
- the idi gene encoding isopentenyl-diphosphate Delta-isomerase, whose product is MDDVMIPAWIGDELKPVDKLLAHQRGLRHKAISVFLMRGTKVLMQRRALSKYHTPGLWTNTCCTHPHWNEDALSCAQRRLGEELGLPIIALEKRDRVEYRADVGGGLIEHELVDIFVGALPPQIEPTPNPDEVVDIAWMDLDGLSARVKAAPQSFTPWLRIYLEEHAAKIFGADAKV
- a CDS encoding geranylgeranyl diphosphate reductase, which translates into the protein MDYDVVVVGGGPSGATAAHDLALSGHRVALLDRAGRIKPCGGAIPPRLIADFDIPDTQIVAKITTARMISPTGRKVDIPIENGFVGMVDRENFDEFLRVRAADAGAERFTGTYTKIERDAQGTHVIYRDKETGDTRRLTCAVVIGADGARSNVARDEVKGGDRIPYVIAYHEIVEAPEGGTDAYDPDRCDVVYDGRISPDFYGWVFPHGKSASIGMGSMDKEVDLKKATADLRAFSHLANCKTIRREGAPIPLKPLDRWDNGRDVVLAGDAAGVVAPSSGEGIYYAMVGGRVAATAAAAKLQSGRIKDLDLARRLFMREHKGVFKVLSAMQNAYYRSDERRERFVSLCHDIDVQRLTFEAYMNKKLVKARPLAHIKIGVKNLAHLTGLISATRV
- a CDS encoding BCD family MFS transporter, which produces MSLTWVQIIRLGFIQLCLGAIVVLTTSTLNRLMVVELALPAILPGLLVGLHYAIQITRPQWGYRSDTGRSRSRWIIGGMVILASGAGLAAYALSLFASHYMLGLSVSILAYVMIGVGVGASGTSLLALLATATDPARRPAAATITWLLMIFGIAVTAGVAGQFLDPYSHTRLMAVVSVVSFGAVGLTILSIWGIEAKVTARAEEQSAPFLEGLREIWAERKARHFTIFVFLSMSAYFMQELILEPYSGLVFHFTPGQSTSLSGAQNGGVFLGMVLVGVAGTALRLGSLRQWVVGGCLGSAAALLVIAWLGQIGPSAPLLPAVVAMGFFNGVFAVAAIGSMMALAGEGRTAREGTRMGLWGAAQAIAAGFGGLIGAALVDLARPVMGDADGFAAVFLFEAALYIASALMAARVIAGPAQPRLSTPLSVPGE
- the chlG gene encoding chlorophyll synthase ChlG, giving the protein MSVTTDTHTRQTPRAFPEPRAVLTLLKPITWFPPMWAYLCGAISTGMATSGHWLGLALGIILAGPIVCGMSQAANDWCDRHVDAINEPYRPIPSGRIPGKWGLWIAILMSGAAAIIGLALGPWGFGATLVAIAAAWAYSAEPVRLKRSGILGPGLVGLSYESLPWFTGAAVLSAGAPSWPIVITALLYGIGAHGIMTLNDFKALEGDRQMGVNSLPVTLGPRRAALVAAWVMAIPQFIVILLMFHWDRPWFGFFITASLLAQIAAMQVLMQNPKERAPWYNATGVSLYVSGMMIAAFGLRGLGG
- the ppsR gene encoding transcriptional regulator PpsR: MNTRGTDFWDQPAGPPIAPEHFNDIVATAADLAIVLDTSGLVRSVITNPLNPSLGRLDHWKDRDIREFMAEDSLSKLEAQLEAYRGGKKNKVEAIEVNHYDNASWEFPIRYTLHKTGRDDIILMLGRDLRPIAELQHRLVKAQLALEKDYETHRDYETRYRVIMEAARDALILVDVNSGRITDLNTAAAQALGGTADSLTGATFATEFEGKRRVEFIETLVARAGDSIGGPMIVTTKRQNKSVSLYPSLFRAAGDNTLLCRIEVDGTSEVIAAELSEAMAILYQHGADAIVFTDNHGTIKSANDAFLGLCDTARLSDIRGKSLSEFLIRGSVDMKVLIDNASRAGKMRVYSTRLEGSYGSQLSVEISATHMMGQSMGGFAFVIRDTSRMEVVREPSSPVPAGAPVGDDAMRNVMDLVGSAPLKEIVAATTDVVEKMCIETAVELTDNNRVAAAEMLGLSRQSLYVKLRKYGLLNKNGQ